In Streptomyces violaceusniger Tu 4113, one DNA window encodes the following:
- a CDS encoding amidase, protein MTTLATMDALDQADLVRRGEVSPRELVEAAIERIEATDPQINAITHRRYERALAEADRVRRDTPFAGVPTLTKALNESEGDPANFGCAWVAGHGRVAREDAVVNRRLKEAGFVVVGQTSAPEFGLLSVSESRVHGVTRNPWRTDITPGGSSGGASASVAAGMVPVAQGGDGGGSIRMPAAFCHLVGLKPSVGRVSAGPGKSSRWGHSVPAVVTRTVRDTAAVLDAVSGGAPGDLGGPAPLPPGGLAAVVGRDPGRLRVGVLAHAPDHAPQVADEVRDAVLDTARILERLGHEVEEAYPARMLEPRCLTAFFDALSVTAVQSVEALTRELGEEPGPDDLDPVTWLWVRRGREISGLELADALAWQNGLRAAMAHWWQEFDLLLSPVFATPPKPVGWPWREPDGLQKSVDVLTFTAPFNTTGQPAIAVPATLTESGEPIGIQLAAAYGREDLLVCVAAQLEAERPWASHRPQVFPAEGM, encoded by the coding sequence ATGACCACGCTGGCCACGATGGACGCACTGGACCAGGCGGACCTGGTACGGCGGGGCGAGGTCTCCCCGCGAGAACTCGTCGAGGCTGCCATCGAACGCATCGAGGCAACCGACCCCCAGATCAACGCGATCACACACCGGCGGTACGAGCGGGCGCTCGCGGAGGCGGACCGGGTGCGCCGGGACACCCCGTTCGCGGGAGTGCCCACGCTGACGAAGGCCCTCAACGAAAGCGAAGGCGACCCGGCCAACTTCGGGTGCGCGTGGGTGGCCGGGCACGGTCGCGTGGCGCGGGAGGACGCCGTGGTCAACCGGCGGCTGAAGGAGGCGGGCTTCGTCGTCGTCGGCCAGACCTCGGCGCCGGAGTTCGGCCTGCTCTCGGTCAGTGAGAGCCGAGTGCACGGTGTGACGCGGAACCCGTGGCGTACCGATATCACCCCGGGTGGTTCATCAGGTGGCGCGTCGGCCTCGGTCGCCGCGGGCATGGTGCCGGTGGCGCAGGGCGGCGACGGCGGCGGCTCGATCCGGATGCCGGCCGCGTTCTGCCACCTGGTCGGCCTGAAGCCCAGCGTGGGGCGCGTCAGCGCGGGTCCGGGCAAGTCCAGCAGGTGGGGGCATAGCGTCCCGGCCGTTGTCACCCGGACCGTGCGCGACACGGCGGCGGTGCTCGACGCGGTGAGCGGTGGCGCGCCCGGAGACCTGGGCGGCCCCGCGCCGCTTCCGCCGGGCGGCCTGGCCGCGGTGGTCGGCCGTGATCCGGGGCGGCTGCGGGTCGGTGTCCTCGCCCATGCGCCCGACCACGCGCCCCAGGTGGCGGATGAGGTGCGGGACGCCGTTCTCGACACGGCCCGGATACTCGAGCGGCTCGGCCACGAGGTCGAGGAGGCGTATCCGGCACGCATGCTGGAACCCCGGTGCCTCACCGCGTTCTTCGACGCGCTGAGTGTCACCGCGGTGCAGAGCGTGGAGGCGCTGACCAGGGAACTCGGCGAGGAGCCCGGCCCCGACGACCTCGACCCCGTCACCTGGCTCTGGGTGCGGCGCGGGCGGGAGATCTCCGGGCTGGAGCTCGCCGACGCCCTGGCCTGGCAGAACGGGCTCCGGGCCGCCATGGCCCACTGGTGGCAGGAGTTCGACCTGCTGCTGAGTCCGGTGTTCGCCACACCGCCCAAGCCGGTGGGGTGGCCGTGGCGGGAACCGGACGGCCTCCAGAAGTCTGTGGACGTGCTCACCTTCACCGCACCGTTCAACACCACCGGCCAGCCCGCGATCGCGGTACCGGCGACGCTGACCGAGTCCGGCGAGCCCATCGGCATCCAGCTCGCGGCGGCTTACGGACGGGAGGACCTGCTGGTGTGCGTGGCCGCGCAGTTGGAGGCGGAGCGCCCCTGGGCGTCACATCGGCCACAGGTGTTCCCCGCCGAGGGGATGTAG
- a CDS encoding threonine ammonia-lyase → MSEIHDRPGERGPRPPEPPEAKAAAVADGIVPGFGIDTIHEAARRLSGHVVRTPLLTSPMLDELVGARVLVKAECLQLTGSFKVRGALNALLTLDEEARRAGIVAYSAGNHGQGVAAAARLAGCPAVIVMPHDAPRIKVDNCRWWGAETVLYDPRTEDREEVARKILQDRGMTLIPPFDDVRVMAGQGTVGLEVAEQARGLGLPPDAVLVNCSGGGLASGVITALDHAFPGMTHHIVEPAGFDKMARSLATGRVCANPHPPGGLMDAISGPVAGARPLAVLRHHDVTGLTVTDEEVLAAMGTAHRLLKIVVEPGAAASLAALLSGKVDVRGRTVALVASGGNVDPAVYRRALAD, encoded by the coding sequence TTGTCCGAGATCCACGACCGGCCCGGGGAGCGGGGGCCGCGTCCGCCCGAGCCCCCGGAAGCGAAGGCGGCGGCCGTCGCGGACGGCATCGTGCCCGGCTTCGGCATCGACACCATTCACGAGGCGGCGCGGCGCCTGTCCGGTCATGTGGTCCGGACACCTCTGCTCACCTCTCCGATGCTGGACGAGCTCGTCGGCGCCCGCGTCCTGGTCAAGGCCGAATGCCTCCAGCTCACCGGCTCGTTCAAGGTGCGCGGGGCGCTCAACGCCCTGCTCACCCTGGACGAGGAGGCGCGCCGCGCCGGGATCGTGGCCTACTCCGCAGGCAACCACGGACAGGGCGTGGCCGCGGCGGCACGGCTCGCCGGTTGCCCCGCGGTCATCGTCATGCCGCATGACGCCCCGCGCATCAAGGTCGACAACTGCCGCTGGTGGGGCGCCGAGACGGTCCTGTACGACCCGCGGACCGAGGACCGGGAAGAGGTCGCCCGGAAGATCCTTCAGGACCGCGGCATGACGCTGATCCCGCCCTTCGACGACGTCAGGGTCATGGCCGGGCAGGGCACCGTCGGCCTGGAGGTCGCCGAGCAGGCGCGCGGGCTGGGCCTGCCTCCGGACGCGGTCCTGGTGAACTGCAGTGGCGGCGGGCTGGCCTCCGGTGTGATCACCGCGCTCGACCACGCGTTCCCCGGCATGACGCACCACATCGTCGAACCGGCGGGCTTCGACAAGATGGCGCGGTCCCTGGCGACCGGCCGCGTATGCGCCAACCCCCACCCGCCCGGTGGCCTCATGGACGCCATCTCCGGCCCGGTGGCCGGTGCGCGCCCCCTGGCCGTCCTCCGCCACCACGACGTGACCGGCCTGACCGTCACCGACGAGGAGGTCCTGGCCGCCATGGGCACGGCCCACCGGCTCCTCAAGATCGTGGTGGAGCCGGGGGCCGCCGCGTCCCTGGCGGCACTGCTGTCCGGGAAGGTGGACGTACGGGGCAGGACCGTGGCGCTCGTGGCGTCGGGCGGCAACGTCGATCCAGCGGTCTACCGCCGGGCCCTGGCGGACTGA
- a CDS encoding TetR family transcriptional regulator, producing the protein MDKAQASRRRLLDAAAAEFAAHGIAGARVDRISADAKVSKAQMYAYHGSKEDLFDAVLTDQVDSILDTVPLTPDDLPGYAVRLYDAYLAGPQLVRLAIWARLERTPSGHLFSASDEEPKIQAISRAQEAGQVTRDLPAEDIHSMVIALAMTWSPASLTYAATTADPAADRQRHRDSLAATVRRAFVP; encoded by the coding sequence ATGGACAAGGCACAAGCCAGTAGGCGGCGGCTCCTGGACGCGGCCGCCGCCGAGTTCGCGGCTCACGGCATCGCCGGGGCGCGCGTCGACCGCATCTCGGCCGACGCCAAGGTGAGCAAGGCGCAGATGTACGCCTACCACGGCAGCAAGGAAGACCTGTTCGACGCGGTCCTGACCGACCAGGTCGACTCCATCCTCGACACCGTGCCCCTGACCCCGGATGACCTGCCCGGCTACGCGGTGCGGCTGTACGACGCCTACCTGGCCGGCCCCCAACTGGTCCGTCTCGCCATCTGGGCACGCCTGGAGCGCACGCCCTCCGGCCACCTGTTCAGCGCCTCCGATGAGGAGCCGAAGATCCAGGCGATCAGCCGCGCCCAGGAAGCCGGGCAGGTGACCCGCGACCTCCCGGCGGAGGACATCCACTCCATGGTCATCGCCCTGGCCATGACCTGGTCACCGGCCAGCCTCACCTACGCCGCGACAACGGCCGATCCCGCCGCCGACCGGCAGCGCCACCGCGACAGCCTGGCCGCCACCGTGCGCCGCGCGTTCGTACCCTGA
- a CDS encoding SDR family NAD(P)-dependent oxidoreductase encodes MSISINRLSGTVALVTGASSGIGEATARTLAGHGATVALAARRADRLDAIAADIRAAGGAAHPFPADITAEGEAAALTERVTTQLGRLDTLVNAAGIMLVGPAADAPLSEWQRNVDLNVSALLQLTHAALPHLTAAAQDSPRGVADLVNISSVAGRQAIGGASVYSATKFAVTAFSEALRQELTQQHVRVSSVEPGAVATELTDHIRDGIREMNQDWYASMETLQPDDVADAVAYIVTRPRHVALNQLLLRPTEQS; translated from the coding sequence GTGAGCATTTCCATCAATCGCCTGTCCGGTACCGTCGCCCTCGTCACCGGCGCCAGCAGCGGAATAGGCGAGGCCACCGCCCGCACCCTGGCCGGTCATGGGGCCACCGTCGCCCTGGCCGCCCGCCGCGCGGACCGCCTGGACGCCATCGCCGCCGACATCCGCGCCGCCGGGGGCGCGGCCCACCCCTTCCCCGCCGACATCACCGCCGAGGGGGAAGCCGCCGCACTCACCGAGCGCGTCACCACACAGTTGGGACGCCTCGACACGCTGGTCAACGCGGCCGGCATCATGCTCGTCGGCCCCGCCGCCGACGCCCCGCTCAGCGAGTGGCAGCGCAACGTCGACCTCAACGTCTCCGCCCTCCTCCAGCTCACCCATGCCGCCCTGCCGCATCTGACCGCGGCCGCACAGGACTCCCCGCGCGGCGTGGCCGACCTGGTCAACATCAGCTCCGTCGCCGGACGCCAGGCCATCGGCGGCGCCTCCGTCTACTCCGCCACCAAATTCGCCGTCACCGCGTTCAGCGAGGCACTGCGCCAGGAACTCACCCAGCAGCACGTGCGCGTCAGCTCCGTCGAGCCCGGCGCCGTGGCGACCGAGCTCACCGACCACATCCGCGACGGCATCCGCGAGATGAACCAGGACTGGTACGCCTCCATGGAGACCCTCCAGCCCGACGACGTGGCCGACGCCGTCGCCTACATCGTCACCCGCCCCCGCCACGTCGCCCTCAACCAGCTCCTCCTCCGCCCCACCGAACAGAGCTGA
- a CDS encoding TetR/AcrR family transcriptional regulator, with product MDTHEKASIGRPRGFDADEALERAMRVFWEQGYEGASLTDLTSAMGITRTSMYAAFGNKEDLFRRALERYTEGPASYAARAMREPTARQVATAFLGGSVRATTRPGCPTGCLGVQGSLAAGAPGRNARDALVAWRDEAISDLRDRFQRAVDEGDLPPDTDPGLLARYLMTVANGIAVQAVGGATRDDLQQVADMALRTWPPA from the coding sequence ATGGATACGCACGAGAAGGCGTCGATCGGCCGACCGAGGGGATTCGACGCCGACGAGGCCCTCGAACGGGCCATGCGGGTCTTCTGGGAACAGGGCTACGAAGGTGCCAGCCTCACCGACCTGACCAGCGCCATGGGCATCACCCGCACCAGCATGTACGCGGCCTTCGGCAACAAGGAGGATCTGTTCCGCAGGGCGCTGGAGCGCTATACCGAAGGCCCCGCGTCGTATGCGGCCCGGGCCATGCGGGAGCCGACCGCCCGGCAGGTGGCCACCGCGTTCCTGGGCGGCTCCGTCCGGGCCACCACCCGCCCCGGCTGCCCCACCGGATGCCTCGGCGTCCAGGGCTCCCTCGCCGCCGGCGCCCCTGGGCGCAACGCCCGCGACGCCCTCGTCGCCTGGCGCGACGAGGCCATCTCGGACCTCCGCGACCGGTTCCAACGGGCCGTCGACGAAGGCGACCTGCCCCCGGACACCGATCCCGGACTGCTCGCCCGCTACCTCATGACCGTGGCGAACGGCATCGCCGTCCAGGCCGTCGGCGGCGCCACCCGCGACGACCTGCAGCAGGTGGCCGACATGGCCCTGCGAACCTGGCCGCCCGCCTGA
- a CDS encoding SDR family NAD(P)-dependent oxidoreductase, whose protein sequence is MGQLEGKTAVVTGGGTGIGLATAVRLADEGAHVFITGRRKTQLDAAVETIGSARATAVAGDISNLADLDRLYDTVRAWGRGLDVLFANAAAASFATLEQITEEHFDQTFDVNVRGTLFTVQKALPLLNDGASVILNSSVRADDGVTAFGTYAASKAALRSFSRTWANELKDRNIRVNAVSPGTIDTPGLDGVVATADAPVTKSQFAAGVPLGRIGRADEVANAVAFLASEQSSFILGANLYVDGGENQF, encoded by the coding sequence ATGGGACAGCTCGAGGGCAAGACCGCCGTCGTGACCGGAGGCGGCACCGGCATCGGCCTGGCCACCGCCGTACGGCTGGCCGACGAGGGCGCGCACGTGTTCATCACCGGCCGGCGCAAGACCCAGTTGGACGCGGCCGTGGAGACCATCGGCTCGGCGAGGGCCACCGCGGTGGCGGGCGACATCTCGAACCTCGCCGACCTGGACCGGCTGTACGACACGGTCCGCGCCTGGGGCCGGGGTTTGGACGTACTGTTCGCCAACGCCGCCGCCGCGTCGTTCGCGACGCTGGAGCAGATCACCGAGGAGCACTTCGACCAGACCTTCGACGTCAATGTGCGGGGCACGCTGTTCACCGTGCAGAAGGCACTGCCGCTGCTCAACGACGGCGCCTCGGTGATCCTCAACTCCTCGGTGCGCGCCGATGACGGTGTCACGGCGTTCGGCACCTATGCGGCCTCCAAGGCAGCGCTCCGGTCCTTCTCCCGGACCTGGGCCAACGAGCTCAAGGACCGGAACATCCGGGTCAACGCGGTCTCCCCGGGCACCATCGACACTCCTGGGCTCGATGGCGTGGTCGCCACGGCGGACGCGCCCGTCACCAAGTCGCAATTCGCGGCGGGTGTCCCGCTCGGCCGGATCGGGCGCGCGGACGAGGTGGCCAACGCGGTGGCCTTCCTCGCCTCCGAGCAGAGCAGCTTCATCCTCGGCGCCAACCTGTACGTCGACGGGGGCGAGAACCAGTTCTGA
- a CDS encoding DUF6328 family protein: MQEMQYRAPDGEHEGWLEPAEHKGWFEPGHRHAPQTKQGAVVTSTMPLPRSEPLVAHQDQPQPRSAPAHHTDQRPTVTQRHTERHTERLHRRYAEILQEVRIAQCGIQILFASLLTLGVTPKFAQPTAFQQWTYCAALGCALGAAGTLLAPAALHRLVRGDHARDALVDSAHRCLIAGMAFLALALSTAMTLIMDMAIGTIPALISGAAALFWFLLLWLLGPMHIRRRIRPVGPKGVHTAATSVSAGQAAPPADMTGQPAAVRTGSRPRRRTGWRRG, from the coding sequence ATGCAGGAGATGCAGTACCGCGCACCGGACGGCGAGCACGAGGGGTGGCTCGAACCCGCCGAGCACAAGGGGTGGTTCGAACCGGGACACCGGCACGCGCCCCAGACGAAGCAGGGCGCCGTGGTGACCAGCACGATGCCGCTGCCCCGCTCCGAGCCCCTCGTGGCGCACCAGGACCAGCCCCAGCCGCGCAGCGCGCCCGCCCACCACACCGACCAGCGGCCGACGGTCACCCAGCGGCACACCGAGCGGCACACCGAGCGGCTCCACCGCAGGTACGCCGAGATCCTTCAGGAGGTGCGCATCGCCCAGTGCGGCATTCAGATCCTCTTCGCGTCCCTGCTGACCCTCGGGGTGACCCCGAAGTTCGCGCAGCCGACCGCGTTTCAGCAGTGGACCTACTGTGCCGCGCTCGGCTGCGCGCTCGGCGCGGCCGGTACGCTGCTCGCGCCCGCCGCCCTGCACCGGCTCGTCCGGGGCGACCACGCCAGGGACGCCCTGGTCGATTCCGCCCATCGCTGCCTGATAGCGGGGATGGCGTTTCTCGCCCTGGCGCTCAGCACCGCCATGACGCTGATCATGGATATGGCGATCGGCACCATTCCCGCTCTCATCAGCGGCGCCGCCGCGCTGTTCTGGTTTCTCCTGCTGTGGCTGCTCGGGCCGATGCACATCCGCAGACGTATACGGCCGGTCGGGCCGAAGGGTGTGCACACCGCCGCGACATCCGTGTCGGCCGGACAGGCTGCCCCGCCCGCTGACATGACGGGACAGCCGGCGGCGGTCAGAACTGGTTCTCGCCCCCGTCGACGTACAGGTTGGCGCCGAGGATGA
- a CDS encoding PucR family transcriptional regulator: MSADSRTAFTAVAHRMLSQVPELSRRIVGQIVAQEPMYQSIGAVPLEILAASVQENLRAILESLAGVERPPEEELAVGRTTGRRRAQQGVPLEAVLRAYRLATELVLNSLLAEVEGRSHTELTEFLQVTTAVMNVMDRHSEAVVQGYRTTEAELQRRDAQRRQATFDALLEGRGGDPQLAAEALEILGLPATGPYAVAVATFDIAAHHTFSAARDACDAYSFPAAWRIRGDREIGLVALGHSSVPRLIRALNRNPSGRIGVSDPFDAMHELPEAHRSADVALQTVRHEGDEVAWIAERLPEALVISSPALAERLTRRALGAVLDLPDDEREVLLKTLTIWYRSGRSAARAAGVLYSHRNTILNRLRRIEQLSGSSLEDHRFLLAGHLGLLTLDLLPST, encoded by the coding sequence ATGTCGGCAGATTCCCGCACCGCCTTTACGGCGGTGGCCCATCGCATGCTCAGCCAGGTCCCGGAACTCAGCCGCCGCATCGTGGGGCAGATCGTCGCGCAGGAGCCGATGTACCAGTCGATCGGCGCCGTACCGCTGGAGATCCTCGCCGCATCGGTGCAGGAGAACCTGCGGGCGATCCTGGAGTCCCTGGCGGGAGTCGAGCGCCCGCCGGAGGAGGAACTGGCGGTGGGGCGCACCACCGGACGCCGCCGGGCCCAGCAAGGGGTGCCGCTGGAGGCGGTGTTACGCGCCTACCGGCTCGCCACCGAGCTGGTGCTCAATTCGCTGCTGGCCGAGGTCGAGGGCCGCTCCCACACCGAACTGACGGAATTCCTCCAAGTCACCACGGCCGTGATGAACGTCATGGACCGTCACTCCGAGGCCGTCGTCCAGGGCTACCGCACCACCGAGGCCGAACTGCAGCGCCGGGACGCTCAGCGCCGGCAGGCCACCTTCGACGCCCTTCTGGAAGGCCGCGGCGGCGACCCCCAACTGGCCGCCGAGGCACTGGAGATCCTCGGCCTGCCGGCCACCGGCCCGTACGCCGTGGCCGTGGCGACCTTCGACATCGCCGCCCACCACACCTTCAGTGCCGCCCGCGACGCCTGCGACGCCTACTCCTTCCCAGCCGCCTGGCGCATCCGCGGCGACCGCGAGATCGGCCTGGTGGCACTCGGTCACTCCAGCGTGCCCCGGCTGATCAGGGCGCTCAACCGCAACCCGTCCGGCCGGATCGGCGTCTCCGACCCCTTCGACGCGATGCACGAACTGCCCGAGGCCCACCGTTCGGCCGATGTCGCCCTGCAGACCGTGCGGCACGAGGGCGACGAGGTGGCGTGGATCGCCGAACGCCTGCCCGAGGCCCTGGTCATCTCCAGCCCGGCCCTCGCCGAGCGGCTGACCAGGCGCGCCCTGGGCGCGGTGCTCGACCTGCCGGACGACGAGCGGGAGGTGCTGCTCAAGACGCTGACGATCTGGTACCGGAGCGGCCGCTCCGCCGCGCGTGCCGCCGGCGTGCTGTACTCCCACCGCAATACCATCCTCAACCGGCTGCGCCGCATCGAGCAGCTCAGCGGCAGCTCGCTGGAGGACCACCGCTTCCTCCTGGCCGGCCATCTCGGGCTGCTCACGCTGGACCTGCTGCCGAGTACGTAG
- a CDS encoding GlxA family transcriptional regulator, whose protein sequence is MTVDPAAHRIPGTRTTPTARTTPTARPASAAPSRARELADRAAELDRQMRPEPRPGAHKVVVLALDGVYPFELGIPHRVLGSAGGRYEVLSASVDGRPVRTDSDLTVTPGHGPEVLAEADTVVIPPYAITRASAAAPDPQVLAALSRVRPGTRLVSICTGAFLLAAAGLLDGRRATTHWALTDHFQELFPRVELDAGVLFVDHGDVLTSAGAASGVDVCLHLVRQDHGSEVANHVARCCVVPPYRDGGQAQYIERPLPPASETGTGPTRDWALRRLELPLSLDELAAHAAMSTRTFARRFREETGLSPGRWLTQQRLRRARHLLESSDLPVERVAHEVGFATATSLRRHLAAEAGVAPSAYRRTFRASGPAAGGVREESRAGG, encoded by the coding sequence ATGACCGTCGACCCTGCCGCCCACCGCATTCCCGGCACCCGCACCACTCCGACCGCCCGCACCACTCCGACCGCCCGCCCCGCGTCCGCCGCGCCCTCCCGGGCCCGTGAGCTCGCCGACCGCGCGGCCGAACTGGACCGACAGATGCGCCCGGAGCCGCGGCCCGGCGCCCACAAGGTCGTCGTCCTTGCCCTCGACGGCGTCTATCCCTTCGAACTCGGCATTCCGCACCGGGTCCTGGGCTCCGCCGGCGGCCGCTACGAGGTGCTGTCCGCGAGCGTGGACGGGCGGCCCGTGCGTACCGACTCGGATCTGACCGTCACCCCCGGGCACGGTCCCGAGGTGCTGGCCGAGGCGGACACCGTGGTCATCCCTCCGTACGCGATCACCCGGGCCTCGGCCGCCGCCCCGGACCCGCAGGTCCTGGCCGCGCTCTCCCGCGTCCGCCCCGGCACCCGGCTGGTGTCCATCTGCACCGGTGCCTTCCTGCTGGCCGCCGCCGGTCTCCTGGACGGGCGCCGGGCCACCACCCACTGGGCGCTCACCGACCACTTCCAGGAGCTGTTCCCCCGGGTCGAGCTGGACGCAGGTGTGCTCTTCGTCGACCACGGTGATGTGCTGACCTCCGCGGGGGCGGCGAGCGGTGTCGACGTCTGCCTGCATCTGGTGCGCCAGGACCACGGCAGCGAGGTGGCCAACCACGTCGCCCGTTGCTGCGTCGTGCCGCCGTACCGGGACGGCGGGCAGGCGCAGTACATCGAGCGGCCGCTGCCGCCGGCGAGCGAAACCGGCACCGGGCCCACCCGCGACTGGGCGCTGCGGCGGCTGGAACTGCCTTTGTCGCTGGACGAACTGGCCGCGCACGCGGCGATGAGTACCCGTACCTTCGCCCGGCGCTTCCGGGAGGAGACCGGTCTGAGCCCCGGCCGCTGGCTGACCCAGCAGCGGCTGCGGCGGGCACGGCATCTGCTGGAATCCAGCGATCTGCCGGTGGAACGGGTCGCCCACGAGGTCGGCTTCGCCACCGCAACCTCGCTGCGGCGGCACCTGGCGGCGGAGGCGGGGGTCGCCCCGTCGGCGTACCGGCGCACTTTCCGCGCCTCGGGTCCGGCCGCGGGCGGCGTCAGGGAGGAGTCACGGGCCGGGGGCTGA
- a CDS encoding NADP-dependent oxidoreductase: MTSRDTPSTDTPSADTPENPDSPAPAAATDSPHPAAPGGAPVMLALHQTALGGPEVLRLTELPRPAPGPGEILVAVHAAGLNPTDFKHRALSIFLPPPPLTLGWDVSGTVVETGFGVTLFQPGDEVFGMLPYPYGAGSHAEYVTGPTRAFAAKPAGIDHVQAAALPLAALTAWQALVETADLRAGQRVLIHAAAGGVGHLAVQLAKERGAHVTGTASAPKHDFLRELGADACVDHRSEDFTGAEERYDVVLDALGGETATRSVSVLRPGGVLVSLLPGAQDTRAAAEKAQVRAVSLLVEHDQAGMRAIAELVDRGRLRAHVSGTFPLAEGARAHVQGETGRTTGKLVITVR; this comes from the coding sequence ATGACTTCGAGGGACACCCCTTCAACGGACACCCCTTCGGCTGACACCCCCGAGAACCCCGACTCCCCGGCCCCGGCAGCCGCCACGGACTCCCCGCACCCCGCCGCCCCAGGCGGCGCCCCCGTGATGCTCGCCCTGCACCAGACGGCCCTCGGCGGCCCCGAGGTCCTGCGGCTGACCGAGCTGCCGCGGCCCGCGCCCGGCCCCGGCGAGATCCTCGTCGCCGTACACGCCGCCGGGCTCAATCCCACGGACTTCAAGCACCGCGCCCTGAGCATCTTCCTGCCGCCCCCGCCGCTGACCCTCGGCTGGGACGTCTCCGGCACCGTGGTGGAGACCGGTTTCGGCGTCACCCTCTTCCAGCCCGGTGACGAGGTGTTCGGCATGCTGCCCTACCCGTACGGGGCGGGCTCCCACGCCGAGTACGTGACCGGCCCCACCCGCGCCTTCGCCGCCAAGCCCGCCGGGATCGACCACGTCCAGGCGGCGGCTCTGCCGCTGGCCGCGCTCACCGCCTGGCAGGCCCTCGTCGAGACCGCGGACCTGCGGGCCGGGCAGCGGGTGCTGATCCACGCCGCGGCCGGCGGTGTCGGCCATCTCGCCGTACAGCTCGCCAAGGAGCGCGGCGCGCATGTCACCGGGACGGCGAGCGCCCCCAAACACGACTTCCTGCGCGAACTCGGCGCGGATGCCTGCGTCGACCACCGCTCCGAGGACTTCACCGGCGCCGAGGAGCGCTACGACGTCGTCCTCGACGCCCTCGGCGGGGAGACCGCCACCCGTTCGGTGAGCGTGCTCCGCCCCGGCGGCGTCCTCGTCTCCCTGCTGCCGGGCGCCCAGGACACCCGGGCCGCGGCGGAGAAGGCACAGGTCCGCGCCGTCTCCCTGCTCGTCGAGCACGACCAGGCCGGGATGCGCGCCATCGCCGAGCTCGTCGACCGGGGCAGGCTCCGCGCCCATGTCTCCGGCACCTTCCCGCTCGCCGAGGGCGCCCGGGCCCATGTCCAGGGGGAGACGGGTCGCACCACGGGCAAGCTGGTCATCACCGTGCGCTGA
- a CDS encoding AMP-binding enzyme, with translation MLSVAAILGDSARRHPHRLAIVEGDIRLARHPAIAEVSVVGVPDDVKGEEVCAAVVLRADLRVPSAEEVIAWSRERLGGHKYPRKVVFMTALPLGPTGKVSKRELRKTCS, from the coding sequence ATGCTGAGTGTCGCCGCCATCCTCGGCGATTCCGCCCGTCGCCATCCGCACCGCCTCGCGATCGTCGAGGGCGACATCCGGCTGGCCCGGCACCCGGCCATCGCCGAGGTGTCGGTCGTCGGAGTGCCCGACGACGTCAAGGGCGAGGAGGTGTGCGCCGCGGTGGTGCTGCGGGCCGACCTGCGCGTCCCGTCCGCCGAGGAGGTCATCGCCTGGTCCCGGGAACGGCTCGGCGGGCACAAGTACCCGCGCAAGGTGGTCTTCATGACCGCCCTGCCCCTCGGCCCCACCGGCAAGGTTTCCAAGCGCGAGCTGCGCAAGACCTGCTCCTGA
- a CDS encoding helix-turn-helix transcriptional regulator, whose translation MASARSSLSRDRRRAEMREFLRSRRARVSPADVGMPEGGRRRTPGLRREEVAVLSGVGVSWYTWLEQGRDITVSEEVIDAIARALLLNAAERGHLYRLAGLNPPRDAPAPAVPTSPELRRLLDSWLPRPGYVRDRHWNFTAVNDMAREVFGYGETDHNCLVSFFTNARYRTLHRHWAETAPQVAAGFRADAAHYPDDPEFDRIAGDLAAVSPEFAELWARHDVAEHTSAVKAVDHATAGTLVFDATLLPLPEHPGHHLILHNPRPGTDTRQRLEELMRRRSLVVAHPG comes from the coding sequence ATGGCCAGTGCTCGCTCCTCCTTGTCCCGTGACCGCCGCCGCGCCGAAATGCGGGAGTTCCTGCGCAGCCGCAGGGCGCGGGTCTCACCGGCCGATGTCGGTATGCCGGAAGGCGGTCGGCGGCGCACCCCGGGGCTGCGGCGCGAGGAGGTCGCGGTGCTCTCCGGGGTCGGGGTGTCGTGGTACACGTGGCTGGAGCAGGGGCGCGACATCACGGTGTCCGAGGAGGTCATCGACGCCATCGCCCGCGCGCTGCTGCTGAACGCGGCCGAACGCGGGCACCTGTACCGGCTGGCCGGGCTCAACCCGCCGCGGGACGCGCCCGCGCCCGCCGTGCCCACCTCGCCCGAGCTGCGACGGCTGCTCGACTCCTGGCTGCCACGGCCCGGCTATGTCCGCGACCGCCACTGGAATTTCACCGCGGTCAACGACATGGCCCGGGAGGTGTTCGGCTACGGCGAGACCGACCACAACTGCCTGGTCTCGTTCTTCACCAACGCCCGCTACCGGACGCTGCACCGGCACTGGGCCGAGACCGCGCCCCAGGTGGCCGCCGGCTTCCGGGCCGATGCGGCACACTATCCGGACGATCCGGAATTCGATCGCATCGCCGGCGACCTGGCCGCGGTCAGTCCGGAGTTCGCGGAGCTGTGGGCGCGCCACGACGTGGCCGAGCACACCAGTGCGGTGAAGGCGGTCGACCACGCCACGGCCGGGACCCTGGTCTTCGACGCCACGCTGCTGCCGCTGCCCGAGCACCCCGGGCACCATCTGATCCTGCACAACCCCCGCCCGGGCACCGACACCCGGCAGCGGCTGGAGGAGCTGATGCGGCGGCGCAGCCTGGTGGTGGCACACCCAGGATGA